The segment GACGCGCTGAGCTCGGGCAAGGCGAAGCAGGCGGAGGAACCGGCCGTGGCGCCCGCGCCCGCAGCGCCTGAGTTCGAAGTCGGCGCCTCGCAGGATGTCGCGGTCAGTCCCGACGGCAAGATCGAACACGGCGGGCGAATGTTTTTCCTGGGCAAGCGATTCGCCGGGCAGAGCGTGCATGTTGCACCTTCTGCAGAGGGGCTCGTCATCTCCCAGGGCGACGAAGTAATCAAGCGGTTTCGCGTCTAGTGGGCGGGCGCTCCATACCCGGAAGAGCAGGGCAGGTTAAATGAACATCAACAGCATGCGCACGAAATTCATGCTCCCAATTGTGGCGCTGGCCGTGGCCAGCCTGATGATGAGCGTCGCGGTGGCACTCATCTTCCAGGACACGCTTCAGGAGAAGTTCCGTGAGAAGGCCCAGATCATCGGCGCGAACATCAAGCTCAACGTCGACGACCTGCAGCGCCTTGGTTTCCTGACGCTGCCCGAACTCAATGAAATCAGCAACATCGTGCCGCGCATCATTTCGGACGCGCAGGCCAGGGACATCTCGTACTGGGCGATTCTGACTCCCGACGCGAAGGTGATTTTCTACGGTCGCCTTGAAGAAGGTGCCGATGGAAGGATCGTCGCGAGCGACGACCGCGCCATTTTGCAGGTGATGGAGAAGAACCCCGACCTGCGCAAGAAGTTTGTCGAGCGCGCGCTTGCCAAGGGCGAGAGTGAGTCGCGGATCGAGGACGAAGTCATTGTTCTGCATGACGATGACACTGACGAAGACTACCTGAACATCCGCTTTACCCTGACCGATCCCACCAGCGACGATCCCATCGGCGCGCTGGTCCTGGGCATTCCCGAGCGGCTCATCAATGCCGAGATCATGCCGATCTGGTACGCGGCAGGCGTATTCGTGCTGGTTGCGGCAATGATCGCCGTGTTTGTCGGTGTCATGCAGAATCGCGTGGTGGGCAGGCCGATCGAGGGAATGGTGTCCCTGGCAACGCGCATTGCCGACGGCGACCTGACCTATCGTACAGAGGAGATGAGCGACGACGAGATCGGGCAGCTCTCCCAGTCGCTCAACGGCATGGCCATGCGCATCCAGGAAATTTTCCGCGAGATGCTCACCGCCACCGAGCAGCTTGCCACCTCGGCGCAGAACTTCTCCGACGGCATCAAGAACATGGCCGGCAATTCCGAGAGCCAGTTTGCCAAGACCAAGGAAATGACCGTCGCCATCGAGGAAATGGCCGCCAGCGTGCAGCTCGTCTATGAGAACTCCCAGCGCACGCGCGAGTTGGCCACCAGCGCGAACAATTCGGCGACCAAGGGCGGTGAGGTCGTTGCCCAGACCCAGCGTTCCATGCAGAGCGTCGAGCGCATCGTGACCGAGTCGGCGTCTACCATCCGCGAACTCGGTGCGCGTTCCGAGGAGATCGGCAAGATCATCGATGTCATCAAGGAAATCTCGGGACAAACCAACCTGCTTGCCCTCAACGCTGCCATCGAGGCTGCTCGTGCCGGAGAACACGGCCGCGGCTTCGAAGTGGTCGCCGAGGAAGTGCGCAAGCTGGCCGAGAAGTCGCGCCAGTCCACGCTGCAGATCACCGCGATCATCGGCGACATCACCGACGATACCAACCAGGCGGTCATTGTCATGGAATCGGCGACCCGCGAGGTCTCCGACGGCGCCGGACATGCCAACCGCACACGCGAGGTGCTCGACGAGATCGTGGCCAGCAATGCCAACGTGCTCGATATGACGAACGCCATGGCCGAGGCTGCCCAGCAACAGTCGCGTGTCTCCGACGAAGTCGCCGTTGCGGTGACCGACATTTCGCGCGCTGCCAAGGATGTCTCCGACCAGGCCGAGGAACTCGCGCACACGGTTGAGAATCTGTTCGAACTGGCCGAAAACGTACGCAACATGGTCGGCCGGTTCCGCATCTAGGTCCGCGGCGAGCCAGCGAAGGAAGCACCGGGTTCATGGCTCACATTCTTGCCATCGCAAATCAGAAGGGCGGCTGTGGGAAGACCACGACGGCGGTGAACCTGGCCGCCGGGCTGGCCCTTCGCGGCAAGCGTGTATTGCTGGTGGATCTCGATCCCCAGTCGAACGCCTCCATGTCCTTTGGCATCGACATCGAGAGCGCGCACGTGACCATTCACGAGCTGCTCACGCGCCGGGACCTCGGGATTGAATACGGCATCTTTCGCAAGGGAGCGCTGCACATCGTTCCTTCCCGCCCGCAACTGGCGGTGCTCGAGGGCGGCGAGCACGCCGTTGCGCCCACGCGGCTGGCGGAATTGCTGGGTGGTACCGCCTCACAGTACGATTTTATCGTGATTGACGCGCCGCCCTCGATTGGAAGGCTCACCGAACTGGCACTTTCCGCGGCAAAATGGGTGATCGTGCCCGTCGATGTGGGTTACTATGCACTGGTAGGAATCCGCCAACTGCTGGCCAAGCTCGAAGGCGCCCGGCGGCACAACCCCGCCGTGGACATCCTCGGCTTTCTGGTGACCCACTTCGATGCGCGAAACAACCTCTCGCGTCAGGTTGCCGAAAAGATCGAGGAGAGCTTTCCGGGCAAGCTCTTTGAGAGCGCCGTGCACTCGACGGTTCGACTGCGAGAGGCGCCGGGACACCACATGACGATCTTTGAATACGACAAAAGCGGACGTGCCGCCGAAGACTACCTGACCCTGACCGACGAGGTCGTGGAGAGGTGCGAGCGATGACCGAACGCAAGACGGCCAGGAAGGCCGCGAAGAAAAAGACCCGCAAGAAAGGCGGCCTCGGCGCCGGGGGCAAGTCCCTGGAACTCGACCGCCCGATGGGCGAGTCACTGGGCGCCGAAGTGGAGGCGCCGCCTCCTCCGCCGCCGCTGCCATCGGCGGCGCCGGAAGTCGAGCCCGCGCCCGAACCGGTTCCGGAGCCCGCGCCGATCGAAGAGAAACCGCCCGCGCCGGAGTTCGATGCCCCGCCGCAGGAAGAGCCGCCGGCTGCAGTGGCGCCCGCCGCTCCTGAGGTTCCCAAGGAAGTGAAGATCGATCTCGACCTGCTTCCCTGGATTGTGAAGAAGCAGCTCGCGCTCGACACCGATCGCGAAGACCTCGACTACGAGATTTATTTCTGGATCGAGGGCAAGCACGACCGGCTGGTTCTCGAAGGCCATCGCAATGATTTTGGCAAGCTTTACGTCGTGGGCCCCAGCACCCCGCCGGGCTGCTGGAAGCGTTATGCGGATTCCGAGTTTGCGGGCACGTCGGCCGACGACGTGTTCCAGACCTATCGAAAGAACATCGTGAGCGTGCTCGTTCGGACGCCGGGGCTGGAGATTGAGTTCTCCGACCTCGCCGATTTCCTCGAATGGGCCAACTACTAGCGGAGAGATTCGGGCGAGAAGGTTAATCTGAGGCGACAGATGGGTAAGGGCAAAATCCGCGTACTGGTCGTGGATGACTCCAACTTCATGCGAAAAGCGATCTCGAACCTGCTTTCGCAGGATCCGGAGATCGAGGTCGTCGGCAAGGCGCGCTCCGGGCAGGAGGCGCTGGAGCTGATCCCCGAGCTCGACCCCACTGTGGTGACGCTGGACGAGGAAATGGCTGGGCTCACCGGTCTCGAAACCCTTGAGCGCATCATGGCCGAGTACCCGCGCCCGGTGTTGATGCTCAGCGCCTATACCAAGGAAGGCGCCGAAGTGACCATCGAGGCCCTTCGCCGCGGCGCCATCGACTTCATGGAAAAACCCTCCGGCGTGGTGTCCCTGGACATGCACACCGTGGCCAAGCACCTGATCGACAAGGTGAAACTGGCGCAGCGCTCGCGCCCGCGCCGCCCGCTGCGTCGCGAGCCGCCCCGGCGCAAGCATCCGGGGATTCCCCGCGATGAGCCCGAGTCGGCGGCGACCACGCAGCCGAGCGACACCGGGCGCAACAAGCCCGAGGAAATCCGCAAGCTCGTCACGCCCGCCGAGTCGCTCCTCGTCGTGGCTGCCTCCACGGGCGGGGTGCAGGCGGTGCAGGTTGTGCTGACGGGGCTGCCGCATGACTGGCCCATGCCAACGCTGA is part of the Chrysiogenia bacterium genome and harbors:
- a CDS encoding HAMP domain-containing protein — its product is MNINSMRTKFMLPIVALAVASLMMSVAVALIFQDTLQEKFREKAQIIGANIKLNVDDLQRLGFLTLPELNEISNIVPRIISDAQARDISYWAILTPDAKVIFYGRLEEGADGRIVASDDRAILQVMEKNPDLRKKFVERALAKGESESRIEDEVIVLHDDDTDEDYLNIRFTLTDPTSDDPIGALVLGIPERLINAEIMPIWYAAGVFVLVAAMIAVFVGVMQNRVVGRPIEGMVSLATRIADGDLTYRTEEMSDDEIGQLSQSLNGMAMRIQEIFREMLTATEQLATSAQNFSDGIKNMAGNSESQFAKTKEMTVAIEEMAASVQLVYENSQRTRELATSANNSATKGGEVVAQTQRSMQSVERIVTESASTIRELGARSEEIGKIIDVIKEISGQTNLLALNAAIEAARAGEHGRGFEVVAEEVRKLAEKSRQSTLQITAIIGDITDDTNQAVIVMESATREVSDGAGHANRTREVLDEIVASNANVLDMTNAMAEAAQQQSRVSDEVAVAVTDISRAAKDVSDQAEELAHTVENLFELAENVRNMVGRFRI
- a CDS encoding ParA family protein is translated as MAHILAIANQKGGCGKTTTAVNLAAGLALRGKRVLLVDLDPQSNASMSFGIDIESAHVTIHELLTRRDLGIEYGIFRKGALHIVPSRPQLAVLEGGEHAVAPTRLAELLGGTASQYDFIVIDAPPSIGRLTELALSAAKWVIVPVDVGYYALVGIRQLLAKLEGARRHNPAVDILGFLVTHFDARNNLSRQVAEKIEESFPGKLFESAVHSTVRLREAPGHHMTIFEYDKSGRAAEDYLTLTDEVVERCER
- a CDS encoding chemotaxis response regulator protein-glutamate methylesterase — its product is MGKGKIRVLVVDDSNFMRKAISNLLSQDPEIEVVGKARSGQEALELIPELDPTVVTLDEEMAGLTGLETLERIMAEYPRPVLMLSAYTKEGAEVTIEALRRGAIDFMEKPSGVVSLDMHTVAKHLIDKVKLAQRSRPRRPLRREPPRRKHPGIPRDEPESAATTQPSDTGRNKPEEIRKLVTPAESLLVVAASTGGVQAVQVVLTGLPHDWPMPTLIVQHMPPHFTESLAADLDRVLPLRVVEAEDGMLLEPRTVYIAPGGMHAIVAPARYRKGKKVVRLSQTPTDTVLKPAADVTMRAVADVYGGDAIGVVLTGMGMDGAQGLKAMHEQGAVTIAQDRETSVIYGMPKAAFEIGAADSVLPLDQVAAACRVSAGMG